Proteins encoded within one genomic window of Cucumis sativus cultivar 9930 chromosome 3, Cucumber_9930_V3, whole genome shotgun sequence:
- the LOC101211236 gene encoding protein ROOT PRIMORDIUM DEFECTIVE 1: protein MRYAILFESPIFLSKPTFSRIPFGPFNHFCQKRWRKPIVNAQTRLEDRTRDLKLDKLATQLKKFRVILKLYELMNNRKRGPFVSLQIMSRWRNIVGVRIGIGEFLHKYPHLFDLFPHPVRRNLCCRITGKMTALMKQEENVINDMEIETVQRLKKLLMMSVNGTLHVHALRLISRELGLPDGFRESILEKYSDDFRLVDLEIVELVEKHKNGAIAEVEKWREREFREKWLSEFDVKYAFPINFPTGFIIEGGFREKLRNWQRLPYTQPYEKRQGFGHRSSGGVQRHEKRAVAVLHELLSLTVEKLVDVERLVHFRRDFAIEVNIRELLLKHPGIFYISTKGTTQIVFLREAYAKGCLVEPNPIYIVRRKMQDLVLLGRRHTKQLESSMEIKENDNATENGDWLSKSEGSWVLPILQGFD from the coding sequence ATGAGGTAtgcaattttatttgaatccccaatttttctttcaaaacctACTTTTTCCAGAATCCCATTTGGTCCCTTCAATCATTTCTGTCAAAAAAGATGGAGAAAGCCAATAGTGAACGCTCAAACTCGGTTAGAAGACAGAACAAGGGACCTCAAGCTCGACAAACTCGCAACCCAGCTCAAAAAATTTAGGGTCATCCTCAAACTCTACGAGCTCATGAACAATCGGAAACGCGGCCCTTTCGTCTCCTTACAAATCATGTCTCGTTGGAGAAACATTGTTGGTGTCAGAATCGGAATTGGGGAGTTTCTTCATAAGTACCCCCATTTGTTCGACTTATTTCCTCATCCGGTAAGGAGGAATTTATGCTGTAGAATCACTGGAAAGATGACTGCCTTGATGAAACAAGAGGAGAATGTTATTAACGATATGGAAATCGAGACTGTACAGCGATTGAAGAAGTTGCTAATGATGTCTGTGAATGGGACTCTCCATGTTCATGCTTTGAGACTAATCAGCAGGGAATTGGGGTTGCCTGATGGGTTTAGAGAATCGATTCTTGAGAAGTATTCTGATGATTTTAGATTGGTTGATTTGGAGATTGTTGAATTGGTTGAGAAACATAAGAATGGAGCTATTGCTGAGGTTGAAAAATGGAGGGAGAGAGAGTTTAGAGAGAAATGGCTGAGCGAATTCGATGTCAAATATGCATTTCCTATCAATTTCCCAACTGGGTTTATAATAGAAGGTGGTTTTAGAGAGAAACTGAGGAATTGGCAGAGGCTTCCATATACACAGCCATATGAGAAGAGACAAGGCTTTGGTCATCGTTCTTCTGGGGGGGTTCAGCGCCATGAGAAGCGAGCTGTGGCTGTACTTCATGAGCTTTTGAGCTTGACTGTGGAAAAGCTGGTTGACGTGGAGCGACTTGTCCATTTTAGGCGTGATTTCGCCATTGAAGTCAATATCCGCGAGCTTCTACTGAAGCACCCAGGAATATTCTACATATCAACCAAGGGGACCACCCAAATTGTTTTCCTTAGAGAGGCTTATGCTAAAGGGTGCTTGGTAGAGCCTAATCCAATATACATTGTTAGAAGGAAGATGCAGGACCTTGTTTTGTTGGGTCGCCGACACACGAAGCAGTTGGAATCATCCATGGAAATCAAGGAGAATGACAATGCAACCGAAAATGGAGACTGGCTATCTAAAAGTGAAGGAAGTTGGGTCTTGCCAATACTACAGGGCTTCGATTGA
- the LOC101215097 gene encoding protein sym-1 → MVPCGLTLSLKPPTLCTRISFNGGPTSAFALQAPILGTLVQMKGTRVCSFRHNHRLEFNDVGRRQRQCGPLRFTDFRISASSGDGSGDGFGSGAGDGGYGGYGHENSGGGEGDSGKGGNNWSFLSWYLTLLAKYPALVKSVTSGILNALGDLICQIVFEEAPSADLRRTFRFSLLGLVLVGPALHFWYLYLSQLVTLPGASGAFVRLLLDQFIFTPVFIGVFLSGLLTLEGRPSDIIPKLQQEWFSSVVANWKLWIPFQFLNFRFVPQQFQVLAANILALAWNVILSFKAHKEIITR, encoded by the exons ATGGTTCCCTGTGGCCTCACTCTTTCTCTGAAACCTCCTACCCTCTGTACTCGTATCAGTTTTAATGGAGGACCCACTTCAGCTTTCGCCCTCCAAGCTCCAATTCTTGGAACCCTAGTTCAAATGAAGGGGACTCGTGTTTGTTCTTTTCGCCATAACCATCGATTGGAGTTTAACGATGTGGGTCGGCGTCAAAGGCAATGTGGGCCGCTGAGGTTTACGGATTTTCGGATTTCAGCATCCTCTGGTGATGGCTCTGGCGATGGGTTTGGGTCTGGAGCTGGCGATGGTGGATATGGAGGTTATGGTCATGAAAATTCTGGAGGCGGTGAAGGGGATAGTGGCAAAGGCGGGAATAACTGGTCCTTCTTGTCTTG gTATTTGACTCTTCTTGCAAAATATCCTGCTTTGGTGAAATCTGTAACATCTGGGATACTAAATGCTCTGGGAGATTTAATTTGCCAG attgtttttgaagaagcACCATCAGCAGACCTGAGAAGAACGTTCAGATTTTCTCTTTTGGGGCTTGTGTTAGTCGGTCCCGCATTGCATTTTTG GTACTTGTATCTTAGTCAGTTGGTGACCTTGCCAGGGGCCTCAGGTGCATTCGTCCGTCTACTTCTCGATCAG TTCATTTTTACTCCGGTATTCATTGGAGTCTTTCTAAGTGGATTATTAACACTAGAAGGGCGGCCATCAGATATTATTCCTAAGCTTCAGCAG GAGTGGTTTTCTTCTGTTGTTGCTAATTGGAAACTCTGGATACCTTTCCAGTTTCTCAATTTCAGATTTGTTCCGCAGCAATTCCAG GTCCTTGCAGCTAATATCCTTGCCTTGGCATGGAATGTCATCCTCTCCTTTAAAGCTCACAAAGAGATCATTACCCGATAG